A genomic window from Gossypium hirsutum isolate 1008001.06 chromosome D10, Gossypium_hirsutum_v2.1, whole genome shotgun sequence includes:
- the LOC107916170 gene encoding serine/threonine-protein kinase BLUS1, whose protein sequence is MEYEQEEHPKLQFPLDSNSYNIIAEIGAGVCSKVYTAQCLPINSNVVAIKSIDLDQSNAGFRNLVGRETNTSSLPSHPNILNPHCSFTAGNRIWVVMPFMSGGSLESIISSSSPNGIQEQCIAIILKETLTALSYLHSQGYLHRDIKASNILLDDNGRVKLADFGVSSSFYASSSVYRLGSSTFSSQYGTAPEVIHSHKGYSFKADIWYFGITALVSTKKFSETFQDMAASCLHKDPANRPSADKLLKHPFFESCNGTSKFLAENLLRGLPSVEERYRAASKILEKGVDCDPNGDWASGLLLNHRMSSIIEGNGNEDEEFEVHDPVFPVESTQAVIPCDDDGEEQQPAAGGRGNEVNAETMVNQLMALKTSLDDQKEKLNKIINQPGAETIDREDELEKENVRLRLELEREREHNLNLIQVINEEDPLLHQNERLRLELKNEKLRLENEKLRLELEKLKMHISATSNTTTDDNN, encoded by the coding sequence ATGGAGTATGAACAAGAAGAACATCCCAAGCTTCAGTTCCCTTTAGATTCCAACTCTTACAACATCATTGCTGAAATCGGTGCTGGTGTTTGTTCTAAAGTTTATACAGCCCAATGTCTTCCCATCAATTCAAATGTTGTTGCCATTAAATCCATCGATCTTGATCAGTCCAACGCCGGTTTCCGCAACCTTGTCGGACGTGAAACCAACACCTCCTCGCTTCCTTCTCACCCCAACATCCTCAACCCTCATTGTTCCTTCACCGCCGGCAACCGTATCTGGGTGGTTATGCCCTTTATGTCCGGCGGTTCTTTAGAGTCCATCAtctcatcttcttcccccaaTGGCATACAAGAGCAATGCATTGCCATTATTCTCAAAGAAACCCTGACTGCATTATCGTATCTTCACAGCCAAGGGTATTTGCATAGAGATATAAAGGCCAGTAACATCTTGTTGGACGACAACGGACGTGTTAAGCTTGCGGATTTCGGTGTTTCGTCATCGTTCTATGCGTCGAGTTCGGTTTACAGATTAGGTTCTTCGACATTTTCGTCTCAATATGGGACGGCCCCAGAGGTGATTCATTCACATAAAGGCTATAGTTTCAAAGCTGATATATGGTATTTCGGTATAACTGCTCTTGTCTCCACCAAGAAGTTTTCAGAAACTTTTCAAGACATGGCTGCTTCTTGTCTCCATAAAGATCCTGCAAACCGACCCTCTGCAGATAAGCTTTTGAAACATCCTTTCTTTGAGAGTTGCAATGGTACTTCGAAGTTTCTTGCGGAGAATTTGCTGCGTGGATTGCCTAGTGTTGAAGAAAGGTATAGGGCAGCAAGCAAGATTCTTGAGAAAGGTGTGGATTGTGATCCTAATGGGGACTGGGCGTCTGGTCTGCTCCTTAACCATCGGATGTCATCGATAATTGAAGGGAACGGCAATGAAGACGAGGAGTTTGAGGTGCATGACCCTGTATTCCCCGTGGAGTCAACACAAGCGGTGATTCCATGTGACGATGATGGTGAAGAACAACAACCGGCTGCAGGTGGCCGTGGCAATGAAGTTAATGCAGAAACAATGGTGAACCAACTGATGGCATTGAAGACTAGTTTGGATGATCAAAAGGAGaagttgaataaaataattaaccaGCCTGGAGCTGAAACGATCGACAGAGAAGATGAATTGGAGAAGGAGAATGTGAGGCTGAGATTGGAGTTAGAGCGTGAAAGGGAACataacttgaatttgattcaagtGATCAATGAAGAAGATCCATTGTTGCACCAGAATGAGAGGCTGAGATTGGAGTTAAAGAATGAGAAGCTGAGATTGGAGAATGAGAAGCTGAGATTGGAATTAGAGAAGCTCAAAATGCATATTTCTGCTACATCAAACACTACTACTGATGACAACAACTGA